The Pseudarthrobacter sp. NS4 genome includes a window with the following:
- a CDS encoding DUF6986 family protein, whose protein sequence is MAATPQSSLSPADLANIDGQLAATDRLLDRNYPGDDGSRQPVHTVYVPADRFTPSFASDWGAEAQAAVAAHGGYGKLGHLLGQESGLAAAVASRVETKLAGEPVEDLRLDFEDGFGDRGDDAEDAAAVAAASAVAAAVSAGSVPPFIGIRFKCFEAPTRARGLRTLDLFVSGLAAAGELPEGLVLTLPKVTTVAQVQAMDYAVSRLEEIHGLPAGRLRFEVQVETPQLILGPEGTSPVAQLAHAVPGRISGLHYGTYDYSASLQISAEYQSMEHPVADFAKEVMQLAVAGTGIRLSDGSTNIIPVGDNVENAWQLHGRLVRRSLERGFYQGWDLHPAQLPSRFAATYAFYRQGLPAAAARLRNYVEQTEGGVMDEPATARALAAFVLRGVQCGAVGADEVQALAGVGLPQLTGLAHPRLATTSNS, encoded by the coding sequence ATGGCGGCAACACCCCAATCCTCGCTTTCGCCGGCGGACCTGGCCAACATCGACGGGCAGCTGGCCGCGACGGACCGCCTGCTGGACCGGAACTACCCGGGCGACGACGGCTCACGCCAGCCCGTTCACACGGTGTACGTCCCGGCGGACCGCTTCACGCCGTCGTTCGCCTCCGACTGGGGAGCCGAAGCACAGGCCGCCGTTGCCGCACACGGCGGATACGGCAAGCTTGGCCACCTGCTGGGCCAGGAGTCCGGCCTCGCCGCGGCCGTGGCCTCACGGGTGGAAACCAAGCTGGCCGGCGAACCCGTCGAGGACCTCCGGCTCGATTTCGAGGACGGCTTCGGGGACAGGGGCGACGACGCCGAGGACGCCGCCGCTGTTGCCGCGGCTTCCGCGGTGGCGGCCGCTGTCTCTGCCGGCTCCGTTCCCCCGTTCATCGGGATCCGATTCAAGTGCTTCGAAGCGCCCACCCGGGCACGCGGCCTGCGGACCCTGGACCTGTTCGTCTCCGGCCTGGCCGCCGCCGGTGAACTGCCGGAAGGCCTGGTCCTGACCCTGCCCAAGGTCACCACCGTGGCCCAGGTCCAGGCCATGGACTACGCCGTGTCCCGGCTGGAGGAAATCCACGGCCTGCCTGCCGGGCGGCTGCGCTTCGAGGTCCAGGTGGAAACGCCGCAGCTCATCCTCGGACCGGAGGGCACGTCGCCTGTGGCGCAGCTGGCGCACGCCGTTCCGGGCAGGATCAGCGGCCTCCACTACGGCACGTACGACTACTCGGCGTCGCTGCAAATTTCCGCCGAGTACCAGTCCATGGAGCATCCGGTGGCGGATTTCGCCAAAGAGGTCATGCAGCTGGCAGTGGCAGGCACCGGGATCCGGCTTTCAGACGGTTCCACCAACATCATTCCGGTGGGCGACAACGTGGAGAACGCCTGGCAGCTGCACGGCAGGCTGGTCCGGCGGTCACTGGAACGGGGCTTCTACCAGGGCTGGGACCTGCACCCGGCCCAGCTGCCCAGCAGGTTCGCTGCCACCTACGCCTTCTACCGGCAGGGGCTGCCGGCCGCGGCCGCGCGCCTGCGCAACTATGTGGAACAGACCGAAGGCGGCGTCATGGACGAGCCCGCCACGGCCCGCGCCCTGGCAGCGTTTGTCCTGCGCGGTGTCCAGTGCGGCGCCGTAGGTGCCGATGAGGTCCAGGCGCTTGCCGGCGTCGGACTTCCCCAACTCACCGGACTGGCCCACCCGCGGCTCGCCACCACATCAAACTCATAA